From the genome of Methanofollis sp. UBA420:
GGCCTCTGGGTCGGCGTCCTCGCGGTCCTCTCGGACGGCATTGCCGGGTGTGTCGAGCGCCGCCTCGAACGGAGGTACGGCCGGTGGTAGCCGTCGAGACGGTGATCGCGGCGACGTTCCAGCACGTCGTCCTGGCGTATGCCGCGCTCCTCATCGCCGTCGGCATGGCCCTGCCCCTTGCCGTCCTCTCCCTCTCCTCCCGCACGGTGGCGGCGGTGGTGATGGCCGCCGCAAACCTCGCCCAGGCGATACCCGGCCTGGTCGTCGTCGCCTTTGTCGTTCCCCTGCTCGGCATCGGGTTCTACCCGGCGATCGTCGTGCTCGTCCTCCGGGCCCTCCTCCCGATCGTCAAGAATACCTGGATCGGCCTCTCGACGGTGGACCCCGGGATCATCGACGCGGCGACCGGCATCGGCATGACAGACAGGCAGATCACCCGGCACATCA
Proteins encoded in this window:
- a CDS encoding ABC transporter permease → MVAVETVIAATFQHVVLAYAALLIAVGMALPLAVLSLSSRTVAAVVMAAANLAQAIPGLVVVAFVVPLLGIGFYPAIVVLVLRALLPIVKNTWIGLSTVDPGIIDAATGIGMTDRQITRHIRFPHAYPAFFAGVRFAAVLTNSVAVLTAIIGSGGLGGLVFEGLAGSNMMTLCAGALPAVLLAIAVDLLISVLERRVEGGRVGG